Part of the Kitasatospora sp. NBC_01266 genome, ATCCGGCTGGTGACCTGGGTGGCGAGCAGCGAGTGGCCGCCGAGTTGGAAGAAGTTGTCGTGCACGCCGATGGTCTCGATCCCGAGGATCTCGCTCCAGATGGCGGTGACGGCCTGCTCGGTGGGGGTGCTGGGCGCCGTGTAGGCCGTGTCGGAGTGCTGGAGCTCCGGGGTGGGCAGGGCGCGGCGGTCGATCTTGCCGTTGGGGGTGAGGGGGAGTTCGTCGAGGGTGACGAAGGTGGCGGGGATCATGTAGTCGGGGAGGTGGCGGGCGGCGTGGGTGCGCAGGTCGTCGGGGTCGATGCCGGTGGGGGTGAGGTAGGCGATCAGCTTCTTGTCGCCGGGGGTGTCTTGGTGGACGAGGACGGTGGCGGTGGTGACGTCGGGGTGGTTCAGCAGGGTGGCTTCGATCTCGCCGAGTTCGATGCGGTAGCCGCGGATCTTGACCTGGTTGTCGATCCGGCCGAGGAACTCCAGCTGGCCGTCGGTGCGCCATTTGACGAGGTCGCCGGTGCGGTAGGCGCGGCCGTAGGGGGTGTGGGCGAACTTCTCGGCGGTCAGGTCGGGCTGGTTGAGGTAGCCGCGGGCCAGGGTGGTGCCGGTGATGAGGAGTTCGCCGGGGACGCCGATGGGGACCAGGCGATCGTGCCGGTCGACCACGTGCAGGGCGGTGTTGGCGACCGGTCGGCCGATGGGGGGCAGCGGGTCGCCAGGGGTGATCTCGGTGGAGGTGACCAGGACGGTGGCCTCGGTGGGGCCGTAGTTGTTGTGGACCCGGAACGGGAGCCGGGCGTCGGCAGGCAGGCGGAGCTGGTCACCGCCGGTGAGGACGTACTCCAGGCTGGTGGGGATGGAGTCCCAGGGGAGGGCGGCCACGGCTTCGAGCACGGGGGTGGTGAGGAGGGTGCCGCGGATGCGCTCGTCGGCGAGCCACCGCTGGAGGAGTGCGGGGGTGAGGCGGATCTCCTCGGTGGGGGTACGGCAGTTGGCGCCGGCGGCGAGGGCGGGCCACAGCTCCCAGGCGGCCGCGTCGAAGGCGACGCCGGCGAGCAGGGCGACCCGGTCGCCGGGGCGGGCGCCGAACGTGCTGTTCGTCCACTGGATCAGGTTGACCACGCTGCGGTGTTCGACCTGGACGCCCTTGGGCTTGCCGGTCGAGCCGGAGGTGTAGATCACGTAGGCGAGGTCGGCCGGGGTCGCCGCCGGCGTCGGGTTGTCGGTGGGGCCGGCCGGCCAGTCCTGGTCGACCAGTAGCCGCGGTACCCCGGTGGGCAGGCGGTCGGCGTGCCTGGTGTGGGTGATGACCAGCGGGCTGCCGCTGTCCTCGGTGAGGTGGGCGAGCCGGTCCGCCGGGTACTCCGGGTCCATCGGTACGTACGCGGCACCGGACTTGAGGATACCGAGCTGTGCGGCGGCCAGGTCGGGGCCGCGCTCCAGGCAGACCGCCACCCTGGAGTCGGGGCGCACGCCGAGCGCGCGCAGGTGGTGGGCCAGCCGGTTCGCCCTCTCGTTCAGCTGACGGTAGGTCAGCTCGCCGATCGCGAGGGCCTCCGGCTGCGAAGCCACCCGTGCCTCGACCAGCTGGTGGACCGTCACCGTCTCGGGGAACTTCGCGGCGGTGTCGTTCCACTCCTGGAGCTGCCGGCGTTCGGCCTCGGTGAGCAGCTCCAGTTCGGACAGACGCGCCTGCGGGGTGGCGGTGACGGCGGCCAGCAGGGTCTGGAAGTGGCCGATCAGGCGGGCGATGGTGGCCGGCTCGAAGAGGTCGGTGCGGTACTCGACGCAGGCCCGCAGGCCGTGCGACCCGTCGGTGGCCGACCCGTCGTAGACCGTGAGGGTCAGGTCGAACATGGCCTCCTGCGCCTCGAGCGTGATCGGTTCGACGGCGACCTCGGACAGGCTCCAGGCATCGAGGTCGGGCACGTTCTGCAGGACGAACATGGTCTGGAAGAACGGGTTTCGGGACGCGTCGCGGTCGGGGGCGAGCTCCTCGACCAGCCGCTCGAAGGGGAGGTCCTGGTGGTCGTAGGCGCCCAGCGCCGTCTCCTTGACCCGGTCGAGGAGTTCGGTGAACGTCGGGTCGCCGGCCAGGTCGGTGCGCATGACCAGGGTGTTGACGAAGAACCCGATCATGTCCTCCAACTCGGCCCGGTTGCGGCCCGCGATCGGTGATCCGACGGCGATGTCCTGCTGGCGGCTGTACTTGGAGAGCAGCAGTTGGAAGGTGGCGAGCAGCGTCATGAAGAGGCTCGCCCCGCTGTCGGCGGCGGTCGCCCGGAGCTGGTCGATCACCTCGGCGGGGATGGTGAAGTTCGCGGTGGCACCGGCGGCCCGGCGCTCGGCGGGGCGGCGGTGGTCGGTGGGCAGTTCCAGCGGCTCGATGCCGGTCAACTGCTCGCGCCAGTAGCCGAGCTGGCGATCCAGCCGGTCGCCGGTCAGCCACTGTCGCTGCCAGCCGGCGAAGTCCGCGTACTGCACCGGGAGTTCGGCAAGCACAGCGGCCGCCTTGCCGGTCGCCGCGCGGTACAGCTCGGTGAGCTCGCGGGAGAGGACGGAGACCGACCAGCCGTCGAAGGCGATGTGGTGGACCGTGAGGGCGAGAACGCACTCCTGGTCGGCGAGTTGGACGAGGGTGACGCGCAGCAGGGGGCCGGTGGCGAGGTCGATCGGGCGCCGGCCTTCGGCCAGCACGATGCGCTCCGCCTCGGCCTCGCGGGTAGCGGGGTCGGTGTGGTGGCGCAGGTCGTGGGTGGTGATGGTGGTCATGGTGGGTGGGTCGATGTGCTGGGTGGGTTCGCCGTTGCCGTCGGTGTGGATGCGGGTGCGCAGGATCTCGTGGCGGGTGGTGAGGGCGGTGAGGGCGCTCCGCAGGGCGGTGTGGTCGAGCGGGCCGGTGACGCGCAGCGCGAGGGGGATCAGGTAGTCGGTGCTGCCGGGCCGCAGTTGGTCGAGGAACCAGAGGCGCTGCTGGGCGAAGGAGAGCGGCAGCGCGCTGCCGTCGCGCGGGACCGGTGTGATCGCGGGAGCGGAGTCGGTTGTCAGTTCCGCGATGGCCAGGGCGAGTTGGGCGGGCGTCGGGGCGGCGAAGAGGGTGCGGAACGGGATGTCGACACCGAGCTCCGCACGCAGCCGGCTGGTGACCTGGGTGGCGAGCAGCGAGTGGCCGCCGAGCTGGAAGAAGTTGTCGTGCACGCCCACCGGGTCGATGCCCAGCACCTCGGCCCAGATGGCGGTGATGGCCCGCTCGGTGGCGGTGCTGGGTGCGGTGTACTCGGCGGTGACGTCGGGGGTGGGCAGGGCGCGGCGGTCGATCTTGCCGTTGGGGGTGAGGGGGAGTTCGTCGAGGGTGAGGAAGGTGGCGGGGATCATGTAGTCGGGGAGGTGGCGGGCGGCGTGGGTGCGCAGGTCGTCGGGGTCGATGCCGGTGGGGGTGAGGTAGGCGATCAGCTTCTTGTCGCCGGGGGTGTCTTGGTGGACGAGGACGGTGGCGGTGGTGACGTCGGGGTGGTTCAGCAGGGTGGCTTCGATCTCGCCGAGTTCGATGCGGTAGCCGCGGATCTTGACCTGGTTGTCGATCCGGCCGAGGAACTCCAGCTGGCCGTCGGTGCGCCATTTGACGAGGTCGCCGGTGCGGTAGGCGCGGCCGTAGGGGGTGTGGGCGAACTTCTCGGCGGTCAGGTCGGGCTGGTTGAGGTAGCCGCGGGCCAGGGTGGTGCCGGTGATGAGGAGTTCGCCGGGGACGCCGATGGGGACCAGGCGATCGTGCCGGTCGACCACGTGCAGGGCGGTGTTGGCGACCGGTCGGCCGATGGGGGGCAGCGGGTCGCCGGGGGTGATCTCGGTGGAGGTGACCAGGACGGTGGCCTCGGTGGGGCCGTAGTTGTTGTGGATCCGGAACGGGAGCCGGGCGTCGGCGGGCAGCCGGAGCTGGTCACCGCCGGTGAGGACGTACTCCAGGCTCGTCGCGCTGTGGTCCCAGGGGAGGGTGGCGAGGGCCTCGAGCATGGGGGTGGAGAGGAAGGTGCCGCGGATCCGCTGGTCGGTGAGCCACTGCTGGAGGAGTGCGGGGGTGAGGCGGACGTCCTCGGTGGGGGTGCGGCAGCTGGCGCCGGCGGCGAGGGCGGGCCACAGCTCCCAGGCGGCCGCGTCGAAGGCGACGCCGGCGAGCAGGGCGACCGGGGCCCCGGGCTCGGTGCTGAACGTGCTGTTCGTCCAGTGGATGAGGTTGACCAGGCTGCGGTGTTCGACCTGGACGCCCTTGGGCTTGCCCGTGGACCCGGAGGTGTAGATCACGTACGCGAGGTCCCGCGCCGTGGCGGCCGGCGCCGGGTCGGTGCTGTCACCGGTCGGCCAGTCCTGGTCGACCAGCAGCCGCGGCACCCCGGCGGGGAGGCGGTCGGCGTGGCGGGAGTGGGTGACGACCAGCGGGCTGCCCGAGTCCTCGACCAGGTAGGCGAGCCGGTCCGCCGGGTACTCCGGGTCCATCGGCACGTACGCGGCACCGGACTTGAGGACGCCGAGCAGTGCGCTGACCAGGTCGGGGCCGCGCTCCAGGCAGACCGCCACCCTGGAGTCGGGGCGCACGCCGAGCGCGCGCAGGTGGTGGGCCAGCCGGTTCGCCCGCTCGTTCAGCTGACGGTAGGTCAGCTGGTCCACCGCCGGGACCTCCGGGTGGGAGGCCGCCCGCCGCTCGATCAACTGATGGACCGTCAGCTCGTCCGGGAAGGGGGTGGCGGTGCCGTTCCACTCCAGGAGCTGCCGGCGCTCGCCCTCGGTGAGCAGCTCCAGTTCGGAGAGGTAGGTCTGCGGGGCGGCGGCGACGGAGGTCA contains:
- a CDS encoding non-ribosomal peptide synthetase produces the protein MTDHQMDYWQRTLAGLEPLELPTDRRRSAAASGAGLDGITFELPAGLPTELSSPLALLTAFQVLLAKYGRQEDIAVRVAGHAVRDRDAEGGGDEPGEVVIVRTDLSGDPTFTELLERVADRAADALQHPLLPVALSADFDLDRLPAFGLPGEGGDLGLSFTGAQGLLEYRTDLFEPATIARLVGHFRTLLTSVAAAPQTYLSELELLTEGERRQLLEWNGTATPFPDELTVHQLIERRAASHPEVPAVDQLTYRQLNERANRLAHHLRALGVRPDSRVAVCLERGPDLVSALLGVLKSGAAYVPMDPEYPADRLAYLVEDSGSPLVVTHSRHADRLPAGVPRLLVDQDWPTGDSTDPAPAATARDLAYVIYTSGSTGKPKGVQVEHRSLVNLIHWTNSTFSTEPGAPVALLAGVAFDAAAWELWPALAAGASCRTPTEDVRLTPALLQQWLTDQRIRGTFLSTPMLEALATLPWDHSATSLEYVLTGGDQLRLPADARLPFRIHNNYGPTEATVLVTSTEITPGDPLPPIGRPVANTALHVVDRHDRLVPIGVPGELLITGTTLARGYLNQPDLTAEKFAHTPYGRAYRTGDLVKWRTDGQLEFLGRIDNQVKIRGYRIELGEIEATLLNHPDVTTATVLVHQDTPGDKKLIAYLTPTGIDPDDLRTHAARHLPDYMIPATFLTLDELPLTPNGKIDRRALPTPDVTAEYTAPSTATERAITAIWAEVLGIDPVGVHDNFFQLGGHSLLATQVTSRLRAELGVDIPFRTLFAAPTPAQLALAIAELTTDSAPAITPVPRDGSALPLSFAQQRLWFLDQLRPGSTDYLIPLALRVTGPLDHTALRSALTALTTRHEILRTRIHTDGNGEPTQHIDPPTMTTITTHDLRHHTDPATREAEAERIVLAEGRRPIDLATGPLLRVTLVQLADQECVLALTVHHIAFDGWSVSVLSRELTELYRAATGKAAAVLAELPVQYADFAGWQRQWLTGDRLDRQLGYWREQLTGIEPLELPTDHRRPAERRAAGATANFTIPAEVIDQLRATAADSGASLFMTLLATFQLLLSKYSRQQDIAVGSPIAGRNRAELEDMIGFFVNTLVMRTDLAGDPTFTELLDRVKETALGAYDHQDLPFERLVEELAPDRDASRNPFFQTMFVLQNVPDLDAWSLSEVAVEPITLEAQEAMFDLTLTVYDGSATDGSHGLRACVEYRTDLFEPATIARLIGHFQTLLAAVTATPQARLSELELLTEAERRQLQEWNDTAAKFPETVTVHQLVEARVASQPEALAIGELTYRQLNERANRLAHHLRALGVRPDSRVAVCLERGPDLAAAQLGILKSGAAYVPMDPEYPADRLAHLTEDSGSPLVITHTRHADRLPTGVPRLLVDQDWPAGPTDNPTPAATPADLAYVIYTSGSTGKPKGVQVEHRSVVNLIQWTNSTFGARPGDRVALLAGVAFDAAAWELWPALAAGANCRTPTEEIRLTPALLQRWLADERIRGTLLTTPVLEAVAALPWDSIPTSLEYVLTGGDQLRLPADARLPFRVHNNYGPTEATVLVTSTEITPGDPLPPIGRPVANTALHVVDRHDRLVPIGVPGELLITGTTLARGYLNQPDLTAEKFAHTPYGRAYRTGDLVKWRTDGQLEFLGRIDNQVKIRGYRIELGEIEATLLNHPDVTTATVLVHQDTPGDKKLIAYLTPTGIDPDDLRTHAARHLPDYMIPATFVTLDELPLTPNGKIDRRALPTPELQHSDTAYTAPSTPTEQAVTAIWSEILGIETIGVHDNFFQLGGHSLLATQVTSRIRTTLGVDLPVRTVFTAPTPAQLAAAVATLDTTEATGITLAPRDGNPLPLSFAQQRLWFLDQLEPGSSDYLIPFALRVTGPLDHTALRSALTTLTARHEILRTRFHTDVNGEPTQQIDPPTPTAITTHDLRHHTDPATREAEARQLLLIAGRRPFDLATGPLLRVDLALLADDDQFLQLTFHHIVADGWSESILARELRELYAAALRQGDAALAELPVQYADFARWQRDWLTGEALDRQLDYWRGQLAAIEPLELPTDHRRPTQRGAGDDDTVAFSIPADLADRVRTIAAQHEASLFMTLLATFQLLLSKYSRQQDIAVGTPIAGRNRAELEDMIGFFVNTLVMRTDLAGDPTFTELLDRVKETALGAYDHQDLPFERLVEELAPDRDPSRNPLFQTMFILRNASEAGSWQLPGTTVTPIPVTGRQAKFDLTLSLVEEADGALRGSVEYRTDLFEPATIARLTGHFQNLLAAVTATPQAPLSTLELLAGAERQQVLVEWNDTAADFPDTTTIHRFFEEWAERTPEVVAARSEDEELTYRQVNERANQLAHHLRSLGTVRPNTVVAICLERSTDLVCAILGVLKSGAGYLPLDADFPADRLSYMVEDSHAPLVITDSRHERQFPDTVPHFLTDRDWEKLADEPTGNPPACSGPDDLVYTIYTSGSTGRPKGVQVQHRSLVNLVHWTKRDYEPRAGERMAYLGGVAFDAGSWEFWLALTSGVSLCITTEAVRLSPALLQQWICEQGIRGAFLSTPMLESLAALPWDGVETSLDYILTGGDALRLPPGKRLPFRVVNGYGPTETTVIVTAVEVTPGDPLPPIGRPLSNVVVYVVDRYNRPVPVGVPGELLIGGVAVALGYYGQPALTAEKFIDFEVDGGTRRVYRSGDLVKWRADGQLEFLGRIDNQVKLRGFRIELGEIEATLLSHPAVTAVTVMVREDTPGDKRLVAYLTVATPEQAPTAADLRAHLEPQLPGYMIPAAFVVLEELPLTPNGKTDRKALPAPDSQRPEVAPFAAPRNPVEKAITAAWSEILGIDAVGIHDDFFHLGGHSLLATRVTSRIRQTLGVELPVRTLFTAPTPAQLATAIREIMMASISDRFGAAR